The sequence CAGGCGCAACCTTCGTCCCGTTCAAAAAGACACCAAACCGATAATGAGGTAGCCAGGCAATTGACAGGCATCTTAAGGAATTGGAGCAGGGCCTTGCACAGTTGTCCGACCGGCATCAGCTCGCCTTTTCTGCAGCTTGTTGCAAAAGGGCATTGCCTGCCTACGAACTTTTTTCACAGCGGGAGCGGTGGGGCGATCCGGCGATGCTTCGCGCCTGCCTTGATTGTGTCTGGTCGTGCTCGGCCGGCGGGGCAGTCGAGCTAAGGAAGATGAGAGAACTAGAGCGGCATTGTGAACCGCCGGGTTCGATTGGGTGAGAGGAGGGTCTAGGGAGAGAACGTCAGACCTGGCAGGTACTCAGGCTGTGTGAAAAACCCAAAACAGAACAACCCCCTTTGGATTGGGGGGCCGATTTCGCCTGGTTGTGGCATCGCCTCCATCGCCGCAAGGATGCGCCTCCCACCAGACTGCTCCCATTCAGACTTCTGGAGCGGGTAGCTTCCGGGAAGGTGGGAGGCGATCCTCGCCGTCAGGCGGCCAAGGATCGCATAGCAGGGGCGGCCGGTCGAAGAACTGTTGATTCGAGTCGATTGCGACAGCCAGTGAGGTGATGAACTCGAGGGCAATTTCCAATGACTGATTTCCAATCTTCGATTAAGTCTCGTGTCGCAGAAATCGCGCAGCAGATCCTGGACGACGAGATCGGGCTGGTGGAGGGGTGTAGGAGCCTGGTGCGATTGTCCGCTCAACTTGAGGACAAAGATAACGACCTGCTCATGCCTATCTTCGCGGTCGAGTCCGAGACGGACCGTCTCCCCGTGGGAGAGACCCGCTCCCTCTGGTGTCCTGAGGCTCTTGCCGAGAAGGAAAAGGCCGTCCAACCCTACTTGGATCAGATGGGAAGCGACGTGAGGGAAGTCTGCAGGGCGCTGATCCGCAGGTATTCGCCCGCCCGCCCTCAAGAGCAATCCCCGCAAGAGGCAGGCATAGGCACGAACGCCCCGAAGTCCCGAAAAGGGAAGTGCCCCCTGAGCGCGGAGACGGTGGCTTTTGTGGGGGCGCTCGTTTATCGGTTTCCAGCGCTCTTGCCGGTCCTCGAAGAGCATTTGCAGGATCAAGACGGCGAGGTGCTTTCGCATGTCTTCTTTGGCGACCTTACGCGCTGGATTGTAGGGCGATTGGAAACGGCGGGAAGGAAAGACCGGATCCTTCGTGAGATCCTGGATTTCATGGAGCATGCGTTTGGTCGAGGGGAAGGCGAAGTGCAGGAACTCATCGCGGTGTCGTTCCTGGAGAACCTGCCCAGCCCCGGCGAACCCGGATCGGAGATCCGTTCCCTCCTTGGCCCATTGTTGCAGGAACAGTTGAAACGAATGCGTCTGTGAGTTCGGGCGGACACCCGGTAGGTGGTCTTTGCGAGAAGCCTGAGATGATCATAGCCGTCAATCTGGCCTATGTTTTTCTTACCTATTTCATGCTCTTCGCCTATGGCGGGGCAGGGCATGGGACCTATCTGCCAATGATCATCCTATCCGGCTGGTCGTTTTTCGGAGGCTATTTTCTCGGCCCCTTGGTGCAGGCGGTGGTTTGGGCGGTTTTGTGGGAAGCGGCGATCCGCTATCGACGGGTTCGCTGGCTGCTGACCCTTCCCGGCCTGCATGCTCTGGGCATCTGGGTGGTGCTGGAGGCTGTCGGGGGGGAAGATTGGGACCGGCATGGCGCCGAGGGAGTCTGGCCGGCTGTTCTGACCGCCTCGGTCTTCTGGGTTGTTTATCTGGCATCGGCTCGCTGGCTGAGGGACGACGGGGAGGGTCAGGGGTGAGGCGGGTATAATGGGGCATGATGCGTATCGAGGAACGATGGTGGGTGTTGTGGTTGTTTTGCCTTGCCGCCGCCTGCGGGCAGCAGCCGCAGCAAGGTGAGGACGCCGCTCAGGCTGCTTCCGAGAGGAGTCCAGCTGAGGAATTGGTGGCGCGTTCTATCGCTTACCATGATCCCCAAGGCGTTTGGCGAAAGAAACCCGTGCGCCTGGGATTCACGCTCAGCATGGCCGGGGACGGGTCGACGCGCAGCGGCCAGATCCTCATCGACCACGCTCACGACCTCTTTGAAGCCCAGCTTGAACGCGGAGGCCATCATATCTACTATCGCGTCGAGGGCCAGGACGTCGTCGTCAAAGTCGACGGACACGAAGAGATCAATCCCGAGGTCCGGCGCCAGTTGGGCCTGGACCGCGAAGGCGGCCTGGGCATCCGCAACTACTACACTTTCCTCTATGAACTGCCCTCCAACCTCGACACCCCCGGCACCCGCATCCATCCCGAGGTGAGGGAGACCGAGTTCGCCGGCCGCGAAGCGCTGGAAGTCACGGTACGCTACGATCCCGAGGTAGGGAACGACGAGTGGCATCTCTACTTCGATCCCGACACGGCGGCCCTGATCGGAAGCCGCTTCCAGCACGGCGACGACCCTTCCAGCGGCGAATACATCATCTACAGCGGAGAGGTTCACGCAGGAGGCCTGCGCCGTCCCAAGTCGAGCGAATGGCACATGACCTCCGACGGCCGCCTGCTGGGTACCGACACCATTGAATCGGTGGAGGTGGAGGAGCGTTAGAGGCGGCGAAGGAAGGCCGCAAGGATGCGCCTCAAACCCTCCCGAAAGCTACCCGCTCCATAAGTCTGAGTGGGAGCAGTCCGGTGGGAGGCGCATCCTTGCGGCGATCCTGGAAACGCTGCCAGACAGCGCCCAGCCTTCTAGCCGGCAGAAAGATTCTCGAAGTACTCCCGAAGGGCGGCGGCGTTGTTGAGAGATTCTTCCTTTGAGGAATAGAGGAAGGTGACGGTGTCGGCATCCTCCATCCGCGACCTGAGTTCGGCGACTCCATGCGGATTGTCGTCAAGTTCTTCGAAATAGCGGTGGCGGAATGCTTCCCACTTGTCGGGATCGTGCTGATACCAGCGCCGCAGTTGGTTGGAAGGAGCGATCTCCTTGGCCCAGTAGTCGATCCGGGCCGCCTGCTTGGAAATGCCGCGCGGCCACAGGCGGTCCACCAGAATGCGCCGCCCGTCCTCATCTGAAGCTTGCTGGTAGATGCGCTTGGTCCGGATCTGCATGGATCCCTCCTCAACCCCCTTGGATGAAACGAGACGTACTCAGGTTACTCGTACCAGTAAGGCGTCTTCTCAGCCCACTGCGACTTGGGATAGCGCCGGTGGAGCAGCCGGAAGGCAGCGCGGGAAGCTTTTCCCGTGTCGGCGCTGTGGCAGCCGTAGCGGGTGGAGCGAACCGCCAGATGCAGGATCTCGGGAGAGCGCGGATCGTCGGGAAAACGCTCGGCGTATCGAATCGCGCGGGCCGCCAACTGGACGGGA comes from Acidobacteriota bacterium and encodes:
- a CDS encoding DUF6503 family protein, coding for MMRIEERWWVLWLFCLAAACGQQPQQGEDAAQAASERSPAEELVARSIAYHDPQGVWRKKPVRLGFTLSMAGDGSTRSGQILIDHAHDLFEAQLERGGHHIYYRVEGQDVVVKVDGHEEINPEVRRQLGLDREGGLGIRNYYTFLYELPSNLDTPGTRIHPEVRETEFAGREALEVTVRYDPEVGNDEWHLYFDPDTAALIGSRFQHGDDPSSGEYIIYSGEVHAGGLRRPKSSEWHMTSDGRLLGTDTIESVEVEER
- a CDS encoding DUF488 family protein; its protein translation is MQIRTKRIYQQASDEDGRRILVDRLWPRGISKQAARIDYWAKEIAPSNQLRRWYQHDPDKWEAFRHRYFEELDDNPHGVAELRSRMEDADTVTFLYSSKEESLNNAAALREYFENLSAG